Below is a window of Camelus bactrianus isolate YW-2024 breed Bactrian camel chromosome 7, ASM4877302v1, whole genome shotgun sequence DNA.
AATCTGCTGCTTCTAAACTGTATAGACACCTCCATACATTGGAGGATAAATTTGGGCCCCCACCAAATGGAGTGAAATTCACCACCCCAGGGCCAGTGAACACAACCCTATGTGGGAAACAGGGGTTCTGCAGACCACAGGGTCAGGATGAGCTCATTCGGGTGGACCCTGACCCCACACTACTAGTGTCCTGATTAACAGGAAATGTGGGCAGAGGCAAGACGTGGAAAGAGGGCATGAGGCGAAGACACAGAAAGATGACACCTGCAGGCCAAGGACCGTCCGAGGCCACCAAAGGCCGGGGAGAGGCCTGGAAGAGGGacgcagccctgcccacaccctcaTCTCACACCTCCATCCTCCAGCACTGGTGTCTCCACCACTCAGTATGCGGAGCTTCCCGGGCAGCCCCAGGACACTGACACAGGCAAAGACACTGTTTCCAGGGTCTTCAAAGTTCAGGGTGGCCTGTAGGACAGCTGATTGGATGCTCCTGGAGCCCTCCTCTGCTGTTTCTTCAGTCATCCCCAAAACAGCTGCTGGAACTGGCCACGGACCACAACAAGGCACTAGTAGCAGAACTTTTTATTCCAGGTACACTGAGTAGGCAGGCCAGCCTCCTCTCGGGACACTCGCGGGTACACGAGCAGGGCCTCGAGCTCGGGCCCACTGTCCTCGCTCAGCGGCCCCTCACACTCCTCAATGATCTCCTCCAGGTCCCCTAGACTCGCCCCACCCTCGCTGGACAGGGACTCCAGGTCCTCCCTGGGGGGCCCGCCCAGGCCCCGGCCCCCGCCTTCACTGGGCTCGTCTTCGCTAAAGAGATCGAGCTCCTCGCTGGACACCGTGTCCACAACCTCACTGTCCTCACTCCGGCTGTCTTCCATCGCCTCCTCTTCAGGCTCCCACTCCTCGCTGGCCACCTCCTCGGACCCTGGGGGAGCAAAGCGACTGACTCACTACCCCCTGCTcgcagagggcagagcagaggcCACCCCTCCACACCCCGCCTGCCTCATCTGCATGCCCACCACTCCCTCTGCTGAGCGCGGTGACTGTCCGCAACCGAGACCACtaccacgggggggggggggggggctgaagTGAGCACGCTCTCTGGAAGCAGTTTCCAGCTGCAGAGCGTGGTTTGGGCTTTCGAACATGAAGGCACAAACCAATAAGCATGTCTTCCCAGCAGCACTTCCTGCTCTGATTCGCTGCTTTCCTGTCTTAGAACACGTTACAGAGCAGTGGAGTCCTTCAATAATAAAGAGATCATCCTAATTCAAATTACTGTAATCCCTACTCATTTGTTTCTCCAACTTACATTCTCACAAGGGCTAGTTTTTGTGTGCTCCATATTTGGGGAAGAATTTAAACAAAGTCGGCAAGCCTTGAAAGTCTGGCCTGCACCCCTCCGTCTCAGAGCCAGTGCTCAGGGCGAGTTCAGAATCAGCCTCcactaccctccccacccccggagGAGGGCTCCCACCAGCAGGACCCCAGGTCCACGTCCTCTCTTCACAATGTGACGTTTCTCAGAGCTTGGTCCCCGGGCACAGAATTGCTTGCAGCCTGTCCAACGCCCCTCACACCTTCACTCTCCCCACCAGCTTGCTGGctcttctcatttccttctcttttatttgGGGAGTCTGAAGTCAGACATGGCATTTTATATTCTGACAAATGCAGAACCAAGCTCAAAATGTCTTTTAACAGATTTCGAGctatttttcttggttttttggTAAACCAAACAGGAGAGGGGGAAAAGTGGGTCGTGTCAAAAGTGAAGATGAAAAGACCACGCACTACTATGAATGGACATGGCAACAGTGCTGAGTGAGCAGGATCTGGAAGCTGATAAACATGAACCCAATCACCACCAAAGCAGAACCCCCAGCCCTACGCCCACGGATCTGCCCTGGACGTACCGCCAGCGCACTGCACCGTGAACTCAGACACGCAGTAGCCGTGGGCCAGCTTCTCCTCCTGCGTGTAAATCCTGAGAGCCTGAAAATGGAAGGCACCTAGAACACCTAGAATGGATGAAGACGGAATCACTGCCACACCGCTTGTGGGCACCACAGGGAAATGTCTGCTGTTAAAAACTTAAGCATCCCAGGATATAAGACAGAGGCTGGAGAGCCTTGAGTTATGGGAAGACTGGGCACCTCCTAAACTCGGCTCTGAGTCCAACAGAAGGCGCAATTCTGCGAGCGAGCCACGGCGGCAACCTCTCGCGCTTCTCTGTGAAATGCACGTGCCGGCTAGTGCTTCAGGTTCACAGTGCTCCGTCTAGGAGACATGGAGCCAGCACGTTTAACAGCTGACAGTGGGTAACGGTTACTTACTCACCCACCCTTACTCTAGAAAGAGCTGCTCAAGGAAAGCCACTTGTAATGAGAAAGCCTGGCCTGTCCGATCTGTTCCCAGGAAAACGAAATCTGGCCACCATTCAGGTACTAAGGGACTCGCCCTCACTGCTCTTTCTTTTGAAAGGAAACTAAGTGCTCAAGCAACATGAGAGAGGCCCGGCCTCGGCAGGGCTCCTGCCTCATGAGCCTCCGCCTGCAGCTGGAGGTCCAGAGAACAGAGACGGGGCCCAGGAGATGCGGGCTACCAAACACAGGCCTCACCCAACACTGCCTGCTCCCCAAACCAACACTCCAGGGTGTGCCTCAGACTGTGAATAAACACAAAGGTAATTTTAagacaggaaagagaaatagaatcCTTTGCTTTTCCTACAGTAAGATTTCTTACGTCCATGAAGGACAACCGATAAAGGACGTGCTACTGCCTGTATTCACAGGGATCCTTCCCAACACGCGCCTGTCTGCGGTAGCCGTGTAATTACAGCAGAAAAGTCTTCCAAACCCTTTCTTGGTCTCCTCCCCCAGTCAGCTCCTGTTGTCACATGTCAGTGAAGTAGTACAtacattaacacacacacaccactcccTCCATAAGCTCCCTTCTTAAAAAGTCACGCCACACCACAGAAAAAACGAAGGACGGTCTCCGAACCCCCGTCTGAAATAAACTGAGGGGTGCACCATTTAAAAGGCCCAACACCTACCAGACACGGCGGTGAGGACCCCTCCTTGCGCCCGCGATGGGCAAGGCCCACCGTCTTCCTGTGGGACTGTGCACAGAGCTGTGCTTCGTGTCTCCCTCCGGAGGTGCCGCAGATGCTGCTCAGTCTTCTCAACCAGCCTCCCAGGAACCAAGGGGCAAACACAGGATGTGTTTCCCCTCAATGAGCCGAAAGACAACAGTGGCCACAGCAGCGCAGTGAGCCCAACCTCCCAAGTCACCCGGCACACCGGACAGTCCCTGCAGCGGAGGAGCACCTCCAGCAGACACCACCGCGGGCTCACAACACTGCCCGCGTCCAGGACTCACAGGACAACCCGAGTCAGGCACGGGGGCCAGACGTGCAGCTGCTGAGAGACCCTCTCCTACGACGAGGCAGCAGCTAGAGCGCCGGGTCTCCGTGAGCATGACTGTCCCTCCAAGATGGGAACCGGCGACGCCTCATCCCAGAGACACCCCTTCTTCCCGGAAAGTGTGACCTTGACAGTCACAACACAGCACAATCAGAAAAGCACGCACAAAAGGAATATGGACACAAACATACGTCTGTATTGCACGACTGAAACATTAtcctgtgcaccagaaactgacacatagtatacttcaatttaaaaaaaaaaaaaaaagcatgctcaCAGATCAAATTTCTGAAAGTCATCTGCTGTGATGCGCAGTGTCTACTAAGCGTGTGACAGGGCAAATTCACACAGAATTCACTGTTCAGTCAGAAACAGCATTTCTGGGCCCTCAGTGTCCACAACCTTATCACTGCCTAATCACGGTGGCAAAAGAAGTTAATTAGAATCAAAAACAGCAAATGAATACATTACAGCCTTTATTATGCTAATGTGCAaggtttaaatttaaaacatttttccaaagggagaagaaaaagaggtTTGGTTAAACCCCTGCACTGCTTAGACACAGTTtaagaacaagctccaacagtgGGTAAACAGAAATGGTACGTCAGTCTTCACGTGAGCCACAGACAGCCCACGTCATCGACGGCCCAGATGAGGAACTTACCGAAGAAGTCGAATGAAAATGGGTCCCTTCCACCAAAAAAGTCCCTGAAGACGTCATCTGGGTTTCGGAATGTGAAGCCAAACTCAAACGGACTGTCAAAGTGAATTCCACCTACAGAAGCACAGCACAGCTTTCAGTTTATGGACTCCCGACCTTAGCAGGCAATTACTTGTCTACAGAACATTGTATAAATCGTGACCTAAAAAAGGAAGTATTTCATAACCCCGAGGCTCCCTCAGGCTCT
It encodes the following:
- the DNAJB6 gene encoding dnaJ homolog subfamily B member 6 isoform X5 — protein: MTHSGKSRSSSCWTSAEQGWSESPGGPGSVQSAAGERIKIFLLSMQYRKLALKWHPDKNPENKEEAERKFKQVAEAYEVLSDAKKRDIYDRYGKEGLNGGGGGGIHFDSPFEFGFTFRNPDDVFRDFFGGRDPFSFDFFGVLGAFHFQALRIYTQEEKLAHGYCVSEFTVQCAGGSEEVASEEWEPEEEAMEDSRSEDSEVVDTVSSEELDLFSEDEPSEGGGRGLGGPPREDLESLSSEGGASLGDLEEIIEECEGPLSEDSGPELEALLVYPRVSREEAGLPTQCTWNKKFCY
- the DNAJB6 gene encoding dnaJ homolog subfamily B member 6 isoform X6; translation: MVDYYEVLGVQRHASAEDIKKAYRKLALKWHPDKNPENKEEAERKFKQVAEAYEVLSDAKKRDIYDRYGKEGLNGGGGGGIHFDSPFEFGFTFRNPDDVFRDFFGGRDPFSFDFFGVLGAFHFQALRIYTQEEKLAHGYCVSEFTVQCAGGSEEVASEEWEPEEEAMEDSRSEDSEVVDTVSSEELDLFSEDEPSEGGGRGLGGPPREDLESLSSEGGASLGDLEEIIEECEGPLSEDSGPELEALLVYPRVSREEAGLPTQCTWNKKFCY